CAGCCCGCTACGCTGCGGGAATTGGATATGGGATCAAGCGGGCACATGGCGTTCCAGGGAGCGGTCTGATTCCAATTTGTATTCAGTAAATAGTCGTTTACAAGCATTATGGAACGAGGGCTACTTTCAGCTCGTTGCCATGCATCTGTACAAGAAACATCATTCAATTGCAAGCGTTGGCTAAGGTCAGCTTTCAGGATTGTGCGCAGAGGATTGTCGGTGTTCCGAAAGCCGAAATCGGAATCCACGGAGTATGCAACGAGAGGAGGAAGCGTATCATGGGCGGAGATTACCATGTATCCAGTAGGTTTCAAAGCATATATATAGGCGAGATCAGTCTGTTCCAAACGCAAGACTTCAAGTTCCGAAATACAGTGTGATCCAGATTGCAGGCTCAAGATGGAATTTGCCAATGCCTTTGCTCTGGGTTCGCTTATAGTATTTGCACTCAGCAGGAAGGCAGAAAGGGCAATTAGGAGACATAAGAACTTTTTCATAAGGTCCTCTTTATATTATCTTGTTTGGCTCAATGATTTTGCGCAATTCTGTGGGAGAGGGGATATTGTCAAGGATTGATCTGCGCTTTGCTATAGTGAAGGATATTATTGTGTTGAAGAAACTGCACACTATATTGAGGTAAGCTTTCTTTGATCCTGATACACAGATGCTTAGATTCGCGGGTTACGATCTGGTAGAGCACAAAAAACCCGGAATGAAACCGAGTATCATGAAAGTTTGGTTAAGCTAAGAGGATTCGAACCCCTGGCCTAATGATTGCGAACTATTCGCTCTACCAACTGAGCTATAGCCCCACATTTTAAGCGTAAATCCCAGTAAAAGCATTTTTTGTCAATAGAACTCTGCTATTGGCATTCCCATATTTTTTTTTACAGGAGCCTTATTTTCATTTGATGTTGGTCGATACGTTCTGCTAAGCTAAGTTTCCGTTTATACTGGACAATAAATTTAATGCATTCTGAAAGTACTTCAGCTATTCTGTAGTATATAAATTCTTTAGGCCTAGATAAATCTTCTTTTTTATAGTTTATTATTTTAGGGAATCCAACGGCGAATTGGGCAATATACTTTTTAGACATATAGATGAAAAACAATGCTAATGTCATAAGAGCATTAAGATTTTTCATACCTTGATAGCTACCCAATCTCATGGCTTCCCATTTCATACTTTGCTTCATTTGACGATGAACTTCTTCAATTGCCCAACGCTTTTTGTAAACAGCTATTGCTTTTGCAACCAGCTCCAAATCAAGCATATCCTGGCTTGCAAAATCGCATAATAGATAAAAATCATTTCTCGTTTTAAAACCTTTTCTAAAGATACGCGATACAACCAAACTAATCTCTACTGTATTTGA
This genomic interval from Candidatus Cloacimonas sp. contains the following:
- a CDS encoding transposase, with translation FVIRGKGDRAVKEGLEEINFNKIVNEMEFKYELPGLKANEVFHCATRRINVRTDDHPSKKSNTVEISLVVSRIFRKGFKTRNDFYLLCDFASQDMLDLELVAKAIAVYKKRWAIEEVHRQMKQSMKWEAMRLGSYQGMKNLNALMTLALFFIYMSKKYIAQFAVGFPKIINYKKEDLSRPKEFIYYRIAEVLSECIKFIVQYKRKLSLAERIDQHQMKIRLL